The following nucleotide sequence is from Vanrija pseudolonga chromosome 4, complete sequence.
CTCGACATGGTCAGTCGCTCTTCGTTGTCTGTCGCTGCCTCTCTCCACTTTGCCCGTACCCTAATCCCACGGGCGCTATGCATCTTGCCAAGCCAACGTCATGGAGTGAGTGGgagtggcgtggcgtgtgtgAGTTGCACGTTGCACCTCgtgtgcatgcatgcagcagAGCTATGCACACCAGGCAATGTACCTTTCTTTATGGATCGCTCCAAGCCGACTGATGCCGCAATCCACGTCATCGGCCGATGTGGCTCTCTGACTTGCCCACCaaacgacggcggcagcggaggCAGCCGTCCAGCCGTGCCGCAGTCGTGCCAGCCGcagccacagcagcagcagtagcatGAGAGAGTGGCCAGACCCCGACGTCGGTCCCGATGGTGCTCAGGTTCTCTTGGTCGCCAGCCCGCCAGTGGACGTCACTTTggtggagcggcgcggcgcagagaACAGACAGGAGACAGGATACTTAAGACGATGGACATTGCAGTTGGTGATGTGCACCCCTTGGTTGCTCCTCTTTTTGCTCGGCCACCTTACCTCTGACGACGCTCGCCTCTACCGGCGGCATTGTTCCCGTGTGACTTTTCAAAGGTTGTCCGAGGTGCTCATTACAGTGCCTAAGTAGCAGCAACAGCCTTTGTGCACTCTAGAGATCCCCGCGCTTGTCGCCCTTCCCTGAAGATCTTCTGATagcggacggcggcgcaaGAAGGGCCACGACTACCATAACGACCACCACAGACATTTCGGGCCAGCGACAAGTCAGGCATCCCCGAGCACACAATAAGGCCGGCATTGTGTCcagcaagcacaagcacaatCAGCACACGCACTGCAAGCGCACATCACTCGCATCGCACCCATTGCCATTGTCGTCGACAATACAACACTGCTAGCTTGCTAGAGCACAAAAGCCCGCTTTAAACGCTCTCGACACGCACCGCCCAGGGATTGTCACTGCTCCCCTTTGAAGCGAGCCCTGCGCTGCGACACAACTTCCCTAGGACAGAcaccgcgacgaccgccggcttcgagctcgctcgcagccACCTAGGCTGCTACTGCTGCACTGCATCTGTCTGAACACTCAAGTAGGTCTTGGTTGTAACTCTCTCCACTTCCAACTACCCCACACTCTCTCAATGCTTACTCTTTGCTGTTAGACACTTCAGACACACACATACGACGACGCACATCCTCGATAACTcactcccccctcccccctccaaacctccaccaccatgcGGTggtccgccaccgccgccctcgcgctggcACTCGCACCCCTCGCCTTGGCCGACTCGAACGACGGGGCAAAGCCCGGCACCTCACTCTACACCAACAGTGTGACCTactgcgccgaggccaaggccgtcctcgtcgacgactttgacatTGCCTACTGGAAGGCCAACAACAGTGTCACATTCTCCTTCTCGTTTGCCTCGGTCGAGCCAAATCTAAACGTGCGGGCAAACCTCTTCCTCAATGCCTATGGCAACGTTATTTTCAATGAGACGATCAACATCTGCGACCTTGTCTCGGGCGTCCTGTGCCCACTGCCCATGATCAACTTTACCGGTACGTGGCAGTGGCTCTATCGATGACGACTTTGTCAGccatgggcggcgggcggcagcggtgaatgccgtctccgccgccttGTGGCCGTCATTCCGCACCACCGCAGTGCTGCTACCCTCGATGACGCTGACTCGCCCGCAGGCTACGGCACGTATCCCCTCCCCAAGAACATCGAGGAGAAGGTCCCCGGCATCGCATGGAACGTGCCCAACCTCGAAGCATATGCACGCGTCGAGCTCTGGAATCAGGCCACAAACGAGACGGCAGCATGCCTCCAGGCTACGCTGTCAAACGGCTGGTCGACAAAGTACAAGGGCGTCATGATCGGTACGGGCATGCTcacgctcgctgccgtcgtcgccatgctCGTCCATTCCTTGTTCCTCAACTCCCCATCCCCGGTCATCTACCGATGGTTCGACATCCTCTTCCTGTACCAGTCGACTGCGGCAAGtggcctcctccacctcaACTATCCGCTGGCATACTCGAACTTTGTGCAAAACTTCCGATGGTCCCTCGGATTGCTCTTCTCCGAGTCGATGCAAAGGAGCATCAGCAAGATGCGCAACAAGACAGGCGGGCACATGGACGACACGGCATACAGCGCGTCGCAGTACATCAACCGCAAGCTGTCCCCGTACAACATTCTCGCTGCCGTCAACATCACCGACCCCGTGTCGACGCCAGAGAAGTTCAAGATTTTCATGCAGGAGCACTCGGCCGACTATGCGCTCAAACACGCCAAGCGCGTCCAGATCCCGTCGACCGTGAGCCAGAACGCGGCCAACGACCTCACGACCGGTATCCCCGTTTATGTCAACACGGCCGGAATTCCCCAGGCCAACGCGTACGACACaatcttcttcttcctcctgGCGGTCATCGCCATGGTCCTGGCGCTTCATGCTGTGCTCGGG
It contains:
- the FLC3 gene encoding Putative flavin carrier protein 3, with product MRWSATAALALALAPLALADSNDGAKPGTSLYTNSVTYCAEAKAVLVDDFDIAYWKANNSVTFSFSFASVEPNLNVRANLFLNAYGNVIFNETINICDLVSGVLCPLPMINFTGYGTYPLPKNIEEKVPGIAWNVPNLEAYARVELWNQATNETAACLQATLSNGWSTKYKGVMIGTGMLTLAAVVAMLVHSLFLNSPSPVIYRWFDILFLYQSTAASGLLHLNYPLAYSNFVQNFRWSLGLLFSESMQRSISKMRNKTGGHMDDTAYSASQYINRKLSPYNILAAVNITDPVSTPEKFKIFMQEHSADYALKHAKRVQIPSTVSQNAANDLTTGIPVYVNTAGIPQANAYDTIFFFLLAVIAMVLALHAVLGLFTLILKCVTSNRKGRSWSDRFQRSWFDQLVANLLRVALAFALPIAIFAFYQFVLGRRDSGLSIFFAVLGIIVIFAPLLAAFVWQILKRRNPESGISKRYTDFHVFHSIGAALYRQYNERNHLFWFIPILFASVLRAMFIGFGQRSGWAQVIGSLVAEFIVFVSLLIRRPHKTRGSDWLSPILSFFRLALAGLMVCFLESIKLKAIPRTVVGIVCIALVGIPTVILLLSLIWNIGYGWLWRRNTDRVVDGADVEHRLSRGDYREDGSQVGFQEDPKLNGDSPAQRTQTAHSHDETSSHTQSTTVDYTNDKTPLESQVAFNEKASPTEQRPPVLH